In Candidatus Zixiibacteriota bacterium, the DNA window CAAACTTGGCCTTCGACGGATTGTCATAAATATATTCCGTTTAAATAAACGGTTTATCGGGGAAAAGCATATATGCCGACGGCCAAGCTTGAAATTCGTATGGCCATATCATAAAAAAAGAAAAAGATGATATCCGGCGCAGTTTTTTATTGCGCGGCGGTTTGGAAAATATTATAACTGATCCAGCGGTTTGTATGATGAAGCAGGGTGAAAATCCCTCACTGTCGCGCAACGGTTATAGTCCGACCTCATACAATTAGTCTTGTATAGACCCGCGTCCGGCTCGCGACAAGCCACCTGCAGAGTCTGTTCGATGGCTTGGGCGGCCAAACCCAGGCTTTTTTTTGGAGCAGGCTTATGTTTATGTACATTCTCAAACGAAACGGACGGAAAGTCCCTTTTCAGGAAGAAAAAATATCCACCGCTCTGGCCAAGGCCGGGCAAGCCACGGGTGAATTCGGCGACCGGGAGGCAGTCACCCTGATGAGGATGGTTTTGATGAGGGCCGAACACCAGTTGGGAGGCCGGATTCCTCAGGTCGAGCAGATTCAAGACCTGGTCGAGGATGTTCTCCTGCATTCGGATTTCAAGAAGACCGCTAATGCCTATATTCTTTATCGTGATCAGCACAAACAACTCAGGAACATTGCCAACGCCGTAAATAACGGATTGGTCGAGAAATACCTTTTACAATCCGACTGGAAGGTTAAAGAAAACAGCAATATGTCCTATTCCCTTCAGGGACTGAATAATTATATCTCCAGCGAAATCAGTAAGAATTATTGGCTGAATAAGATATATCCGGAATCGATTCGGCTTTCGCACCTGAGAGGTGATTTTCATATACATGATTTGAATATTCTCTCGGTATACTGTGTCGGCTGGGATCTTTACGACCTTTTGATCCACGGATTTACAGGGGTCGAGGGAAAGGTGTCGAGCAGAGCTCCCCGGCATTTTCGAGCCGCCCTCGGCCAGGTGGTCAATTTCTTCTATACTTTGCAGGGGGAGACGGCCGGAGCCCAGGCCTTCAGCAATTTCGATACGCTTCTGGCTCCGTTCATCCGTTACGATAAGCTGACATTCAACGAAGTCAAGCAGGCTCTCCAGGAGTTTCTCTTCAATGTAAACGTCCCGACCCGTGTCGGCTTCCAGACTCCGTTTACGAATGTCACTCTGGATCTGAAAGCGCCGAAACATTATGCGAATCAGCCGGTTATTATCGGTGGACAACCACGGTCTGAAACGTATGGCGAATTCCAAACCGAAATGGATTGGTTCAACAGGGCTTTTCTTGAGGTTATGGCGGATGGTGATGCAAGCGGCCGGGTTTTCACCTTCCCTATTCCAACCTACAACATTACCGGGGATTTTAACTGGGATGGGGAGGTCAGCAATCTGTTGTGGAAGGTAACCGGCAAGTACGGCCTGCCGTATTTTTCCAATTTTATCAATTCAGATATGGATCCCGAGGATACGCGGTCGATGTGTTGCCGGCTGAGAATCGATAACAGGCAATTATATCAGCGCGGGGGCGGACTTTTCGGAGCCAATCCGCTGACCGGTTCGATCGGCGTTGTGACGATTAACCTGCCCCGCCTCGGACTTATAGCCGGGTCCAAAGAGCGATTTTTGAATCAACTCGAGCGGATCATGGATCAGGCAAAAGAAAGCCTGGAAATCAAGCGTAAAACCCTCGAACGTTTCACGGATGCCGACCTCTATCCCTACACCAAGTTTTATCTTCGAAACATAAAAGAGCATTACGGTGCTTACTGGCAAAACCATTTCTCCACTATCGGGATTGTGGGAATGAATGAAGCTCTCCGCAACCTGCTGGGAGTTAATATCGCGGCTCTCCAGGGACTATCATTTGCCATGACCGTGATGGATTTCATGAGGGATCGGCTCCTGGATTATCAGGACGAAACGGGCAATAACTACAATCTGGAAGCGACTCCGGCGGAGGGAACATCATACCGGCTGGCGTTACTGGATCAGGCCGAATTCGAGAAAGCAGTGTTTGCCAATGGATGCGGCCGAAATGTCGACAATCCGTTTTATACCAACTCAACCCACCTTCCGGTTGATTTTACCGATGATTTTTTCGAAGCGCTTGATATGCAGGATGACCTTCAGTCCAAGTACACCGGAGGCACCGTGATGCACCTGTTCCTCGGGGAGAGAATTAATGAAACGGAGTCGGTTAAAGTTCTGGTGCAAACCATATGTGAACGATATAAATTACCGTATTTCACACTGACACCGACTTTCAGTATTTGCCCGCAACACGGTTATCTGGCCGGTGAGGTGTCGGTCTGTAAAAGATGCGGTAGTCCGTGCGAGATATATTCCCGTATTGTGGGATATTTACGCCCGGTAAACCAGTGGAACGACGGCAAGCAGGCGGAATTCGTCATGCGCCGGCAATACCGAACTGAAGTACCCGCATGATCATCGGAGGATTACAGCGCCTTTCGCTCATAGACTACCCCGGTAAAATATGCGCCGTTGTATTCACCCGAGGCTGTAATTTTCGGTGTCGCTATTGTCACAATCCGGAACTGGTTGTACCCGAAAAATTTTCGCCGGCCATTCCGCTCCGGGATGTTTATGATTTTTTGCATCGACGCTCGGGATTACTGCAGGCGGTATGTATCTCCGGCGGGGAACCTGCCGTACATCCGGACCTTTTAAGCATGCTGAGCCGGATAAAGGAAATGGGCTATTTGGTAAAACTTGACAGCAACGGCAGCCAACCCGGGATACTGAAAGAAGCCATTGGTAGAAAACTGCTGGATTATGTTGCTATTGATATTAAAGCCCCTTGGCGGGATTATGGAAAAATCGTCGGCGTGCGCTTTCCGGCGGAACGGCTGACAAAAAGCATCGCCCTTGTGATGTCATCTGAGGTTGATTATGAATTCAGGACGACCGTTGTTAGATGTTTTATAAGTCCGGATGATATCCACAAAATCGCCCGCTCGATTCGCGGTGCGAGAAGGTATATCCTGCAGAACTTTGGTTCCACAAAACTGCTGGATGAGACTCTACATCATGAACCGTCTTATTCCGATGAGGAACTGGCGGAAATAGCCGGAGAATTGAAACAATATGTGGAATATTGCGGTGTCAGAAAAACGGCTGACCAGTTTTATCCATAGCAGGAATCTGTTGAATGAGCTTGCATTTATGAAAATATTTCGTCCAGTACAATAAAAAGCCCCCTTTTTGGAAGAATATAGAACGCTATTTCATGCGCCAACAGAGGATTTACTGAAAAATACTCAAGAATTTGTAAATAAACTGCATATCTAGAATTAATTCGATTTTAGTAAATTTAGGTAGGGCAGGAGCCCTGCGCTCCTGCCTATTTTTTTGGAAAATTAAAAAGCTCCCCGAACGCAACGACGGACATGACGGCTTTCATGTGCTCTCATTCTCCCGCCGTTAACTGCAAGCTCTCTAATATCAACAGCATATCAGCAGTATGTGGCGAGAGGTCACTCGAATAGGGCAAGAAATGACTTCAATTCCGGTTCCCTCAGCATCGCTTATCCCATTAAGACGTAGCGACTTCTGTGGTTTTCAATCGTCCGGCGCGCTGGCCGAGGTGTCGGATCGAATGAGCAGGCATGGAGTCAGGTTACATGAAGACAGAATCCCGCAATTTTGTATTTGAAATGCCTGAAATCCCGATATCTGTTGAGTGATATCGTGAAAATCAAAAGTTTAACTTGCGATTTACACGACAATTGAGTATTATCATGCCATGATTACTCGAAATATCACAAAAGAACTGGTTCAGTCCGTTGCTGAGTATCCCGTGGTGACCGTCGTGGGACCCCGCCAATCAGGCAAGACCACCCTTGTTCAAATGACATTTCCGGACAAGCCATACTCCTCCCTGGAAAACCCGGACGTCCGAACCGCGGCCGAAGCCGACCCCAGGGGATTTCTTGGCCAGATGGAAAATGGCGGTATCCTGGATGAAATACAGCGGCTTCCGGCCCTGCTCTCATATCTCCAGGAAATCGTCGACAAGTCCAGGCAGTCGGGCCGGTTCATTCTTACAGGAAGTCACCAGCCGCACTTGCACGAGGCGATCAGCCAGTCGCTGGCGGGCCGAACCGCCATGCTGACATTGTGGCCTTTCTCACTCAGCGAACTCCGCAACTACAAATCGAAGTGGACACCTTTCGAGTTGATAGTCCGGGGATGTTATCCTCGGCTTCACGAAGAAAGGCTCGAGCCGCGACGGTTCTACAACGGTTACCTGCAGACTTATGTCGAGCGCGATGTGCGTGCGTTGATTCAGTTGCGTGACTTGGCGCAATTCCAGAAATTCCTCACCCTGTTGGCCGGTCGAGTGGGACAGATCGTCAACCTTTCCTCGCTCTCGAACGATGTCGGCGTATCCGGCACAACCATCAAGAACTGGATAAGTGTGCTGAAGGCGTCGTATGTCGTGTTTGAATTGCCGCCATTCTTTGAAAACATCCGGAAGCGTGTAGTGAAATCCCCCAAGATATATTTCACGGATGTTGGTTTGGCCGCATTTCTACTGGGTATTCACACTGAGGAACAGGCATCTCGCGATCCCTTACGCGGCAATCTGTATGAGAACCTCGTGATCGCGGACGTCGCCAAGGGCGCTCTCAACAAAGGAATAAGGCCAGAGCTATATTTTTATCGCGATACGTATGGCAATGAGGTAGACCTGCTCATCAGGGAGAAGGGTCAGCTCACGCCGGTGGAGATCAAATCGGCCGGGACCTTCTCCGTGGACTTTGTGAAAGCTCTGGAGCGATTCCGAAACCTGGGCCTCAAACATGTTAATGCCGGCGCGGTTCTTTATAACGGGGAGCAACGGTTCAAAGTCAGAGGCACTCTCACTTTCAATCCGTTCTCTGTTGATGACATCTGGGAGACCCTGACTTCACCAGGAGAGAATGGGGACTCTTGATTTCCGGCCCATTACCCTCAGGTATTGTCAGAGGTCACCAGCAGAGAAACTGGCTGGTTTCACCCGGGAACTGGAGGAACCGTGCGTATGAATATCTGGCAGTATGAATTCGTGAAGGCATGCGACAGATACCTACCGGAGGTTTTCGAGAACCGTCGAGGCGGGTTCGCCTGAGGCCATCGACCTGTTAACCAGTGGGAATCTGGAAACGGATAAACGGAGAATCAGGAGAGGATATTCAGGGGTATCGGACGCAAAGGGACCAGTTTGTTTCGAACCCCGGAAGGAACGTTTCGGAATGGAGAATCAGTGTAGATGTCTGTGGTGACGCTCTTGGTAGGTTTCAAAGAGGAACACGGCGAGTGTACTCGCTGCGTTGACTGCCAACCGAGCATGTCTTGGTTGCAGACCTTTGACTCTCGCCTGTTTTCCGTGCCCGGAGCCATATAGACCGCGGAGTTCTGCCAGATTTTGAGCCACCGTCCCAAGATTGCTAAGCAACCGCCTGATAGTGTCAACGCCTTTTGCTCTATCCGGTATGTCTTGAGGGAGGAGTTCGAGTCTCTCACGCACCATCTTCACCAGTTGCGGAAGGTTAGCGCTATTGGACACTTTCTCTCCACATTCGCAGAGTATAGTTTTGCAGATGGTTTCTACGAGTTCCTTCGCTGTTCCTATCGCAAGTTCCGGGTCCGATTCGACGGCCGCCTCCATCCGCGTAATTTGCTGTGTCACGTACCCGGCATCCGGTACTTTAACAAGCTGTATGGCGGTCCCCAACGCGGGATTACCCTTTACTATTCGGTGTCGTGCGGCGAATACCGGCATGCCGGATAACTGAGTACGGGCAGCGATCTCCCATCCGTCGACGGCCAGATTTTTATTGAAAATCCCGAGCAGATTCTGGACTTCCTTGTTGTCGGTTCGCACGATAGGATGGATCATCTCGCAAAGGAATCGCAGAAATACCTCGTCGGGGGCATTCAGGAGGTCAAAGCGTGAATCGTCATATACCCAATCAATGGGCCAATCGCCCGGGTTATTTTCACAATGCTGCCAGATATCATCTGCGGCGGATTCAAACCGGTGGTCTTGAGAAGGTAGGTTGTCAAGATCGTAAAGCCGCAAGAGGAAGTCAGTCTCTGATAATCGGCCAGACCAAACGACATTGCTAGCCCGAAGGGCACCAAAGATATTGCGACGAGTGAGTTCGGAAATATCCACCGAATCGTAATCCTCAAACAAGTCAGGGGGAACGGCCGCTTCACACCTCCTGTTTCCACTGGCTTTACAGTTAACCAACGAGCTTCAGGAAGTTCGTAGCTGTAAATTTGGCTCCCCCGGCAGGACTCGAACCTGCGACCCGCTGATTAACAGTCAGCTGCTCTACCAACTGAGCTACAGGGGAGTGTATCTTTCCACTCTATATCGTCAAAATCCCCGAATAAACCTGCCCTTAGCAGGCAAATTCAGGCAACTATTATAAACATTTTTCCGCCTTTGTCAAGCCGAAATAATCGAATTGAACACCGCTCAGCATTCTTCAAACCCTCATATTTACCATTAAAATTAAGTCCGCCTCTTGATTATCTGAGGGCCGTATATTTTATTAATCACGGATAGACCTGCAGGGATGCTTATGATCAGATTCAAAAAACCTCAACGATATCTTCTTGTTGTTCTCTCTCTAATGGTGTCTATTTTCTTGCCCCTTGGAGTTGAAGCCGCCGAGAAGCATCCCGACGGTTTGGTGGGGCAGATTAATGGTTCATTCGAGGCGGCCTTCACCTCGGTTGCGGCCGAAAATAATGTTCCCCATACCGATCGCTTTCAATTCGGTCTTGATCTGGCCATTCCCGCCGCAAACCTCCTGACCGTTATGGCCGGATATCAATTGGAAAATGTCGATTCTGTATTTCATCATTATTTTGTGGCTTTGAAAGTTTATCCGGGAAATCCGCTGGTGACACGCGGACATGCCAATCCCGATGGGGTTATTGGTCTCCCGGTTTTTTCACTGGGGTACGGAGGGCGCGTGCCCGACCGCCATGTTGATAACCACCAATATGTTATAAGCGGATCGGCCCTGGTACCGGTGATGAAATCGCTGTCGTTGGGAATCGGAGGGAATTATTACCAGGACCGTGAGCTTGTCCAGGTGGATGAATATTACGGAATGGTGAATTTCTTTACCGGAAGCTATCTTCCGGGCGAAGAATACAGCAATCCCGATGGTGTCGAGGGGACGCCATCGTTTTATCTTCGGGCCGGCGGTTCCTCTGATGGTTTTTTCGGGCAAATGGATATCCTGATGCCCCTGAAACAGAACTTGACCCTGGTTTTAAACCTCAGGGGACAACGGACCCCATCACCCTATACCCGTTCCGCCCGAATCGGTATCAGGATTAATTATTATCCCGGCCGTTAACCAATCCGGCTCATTATTTCCCCGATCATAATCCATCTCTCTGAATCCTTCTCAAAAAAAGATTTGGAACATCCTCTTTTCCTTTTGAGTAGAAAATTGTGAATAAGATTTGCGGCAATGATTAATGGAAAGGATAAACCTATGAGGAACAACAAACTGATTATTTTGCTGGCCTTTTTCTTGGCCCTGCCGCTGTTTTCATCGGCCGCTCTGGCCACGGAAAACCCCGGAGCCTGGCTGGGAATTTATACCCAGACCATAGATAATAATCTAAAAGAAGCCTTCAATCTCGACACCGACCACGGGGTTGTGATTAAAATGCTTATACCCGATTCGCCCGCCGATAAGGCCGGGCTGAAACAGGGCGATATCATTCTTAGCTTTGACGGCGAAAAACTGGCTGATGCCGACCAGCTGATTGCGGCCATGAAACAGCACAAGGATGGCGACAAGGTGACCCTGGATATCTTCCGGAAGGGAAAGGAAAAACAAGTGGAAATCGTTTTGGGGAGGCGCCTCGATCAGGATAAAGCCGATCAGCTGTATCAATGGTACGGATTAAACAATCTGCCCAAGACATATAGCAAATCCTATAAATTTTCAAATTCCTCCATGGCCGATACCTATATCGGGGTCAATCTGCAGGATCTCGGCCCGCAACTGGCCGAATATTTCGGGGTTGGCGATGGGACCGGGGCATTGATTGCCGAAGTAATCCCGGAATCTCCGGCTGAAAAGGCCGGTCTTAAAGCCGGTGATGTTATTGTCAAAATCGACGGCAACCTGGTCGGGGAATTGTCCGATGTTCAGCAGGCGGTCTGGGAAAAAGAGAAAGGCGACAAAATCAAGCTGACCGTTCTGCGGGACAAGAAGGAGCAGGAATTCAGTCTCGAAGTCGATGAATCTCCCGCCGGCCATTCGTTGGGCCGCCTGGACGGTCTCCCCGGATTCGATCAGGATTTTCTGTTCATGCCCCGTATGAAAGGGCTCTTTCGCGGCAACACCGATAATGATTTGTTCGATTCCCGTGATTTCAAGGAGCAGATGGAGCAACTCCGGGAACAGTTGGATCAGCTTCGGGAACAAATGAAAGAAATGCAGGAAAAAATGGACTAAAACAAGACCAATAAATTTCTTCCTTTGGTTTAGCAATCCAATCTCTCTCTACCTCAACCCCGGCGGTAATTCCGCCGGGTTTTTTTATTTGCAAAAATGATCACCGGGGTTTATTTTAATTGCACGGTGAACCCAAGGAGTCGATATGTCGGAACTTACTGTCGAAAAGCTGTACAAAGACCGCAAAGATTTCTTTGATTTGACCCTGCTTAATTCCGAGGCCGGTCTGAAGAGAAAAATTCCCAATGCCGAAATCCACCGCCCGGGCCTGGCTTTGACCGGTTTTATGGATCGTTATCCCAGCCAGCGGACCCAGATTCTGGGTGAAACCGAAATGACTTTTATCAATCAACTGGATCATAATCATCTGATCGAAACCGGCGAGCGGATTTTCGGCAGTAATATCCCGATGGTGATAATCGCCAAGGGGATCACCCCGCCGATCGATTTTCTGGCTATAGGTGATAAATACAAAACCGCTGTTTTTTCGTCGCGCCTGAGTACCTCGGAGTTGGCCAACCGACTATCAGCCGTGCTCGATGTTATCTTCGCCCCATCGATCACCGTCCACGGAACTTTGGTCGATGTTTACGGGGTCGGCCTGCTTTACACCGGTAAATCCGGTATCGGCAAATCGGAAATCGCGCTCGACCTGATCGAACGGGGTCATCGGCTGGTAGCCGACGATGTTATCAAAATCACCCGCAAAGCCCCCGACCTGATTGTCGGCACCGGTTCGGAACTGCTTGGCCAGCATATGGAAATCCGCGGAATCGGGATTATCGATATCGAAAAGCTGTTCGGTATCCGCTCCATCCGCCTCCAGAAACGGGTTGAAGTCGAGGTCCATCTGACCCTCTGGTCCGATGATCTCGATTACGAACGGCTGGGGATCGAGGAGCAGGGAACCACAATCCTGGGGGTGCGAATTCCGCAGGTCAATATTCCTATCTCCCCGGGCAAAAATATCACCGTGATCTCGGAAGTCATTGCCATGAATCATATGCTGAAGACCTATGGCGAAAACTCGGCGGCCGAATTCTCCAAGCGGCTTTCCGAGCGCATTCAGCGCCAGGCCATGTCCAAGGATTATCTTGAGTCCGATTACGAATAGCCCCGTTATAGAGCCTTTTGCGGCCCATAAATCCTAAAACATTTGCATCATTTTCAACGTCTAATTTGTAGAGATAGACGGTATCCAGGAACATCAGTCCGGGGTCAGGGCTATGTATCTCAGTCCTTTGAAGACGACTTATCGGAAATCGATGATGACCGGGACCATTATCTCCTCGATTCTGGTTCTCATGGTCGCTATGGCGGTTTATTATCCGACTGATAATGATCTGGTCACGTTGAGCGGTAATATCAAATATATCGGCCCGGATGATATCTCCGGCGGAAATTCCAGTTATACTGGCGGCCGCCTCGATCTTGTCTTTTCGCGACCGGCCATAAATCGGACAGGCCAAACAGGTAATATGACCTCCATGGATCGGCCTAAGGTGAAACAGCCCGACATGGATATTCCTTTCAATGAGCATTTCAGGATGGTTGCGGAGTCTTTTGACTATCCGGGCGATGCTGCTGATCTTGCCTTTTTACATGATCCTGGGACCGATAATGAGTTTGATGAATATACCAACCGCCGCGAGACGTCCCCGTCCGCATTGATTCCGACTTATCGCCTGGATTTCAAATTCAGAGGTTCCGCAAGCTCGGTCGATCGGCCGCTGTACATCGAATTCCGCGGACGAATAGATTATCCTTTTAACGGGACCGGGCTGATCGATACCGTGCTGGTGATTCTGACAATCGATGATAACGGTTTTATCCAGAATATCGAAA includes these proteins:
- a CDS encoding ribonucleoside triphosphate reductase translates to MFMYILKRNGRKVPFQEEKISTALAKAGQATGEFGDREAVTLMRMVLMRAEHQLGGRIPQVEQIQDLVEDVLLHSDFKKTANAYILYRDQHKQLRNIANAVNNGLVEKYLLQSDWKVKENSNMSYSLQGLNNYISSEISKNYWLNKIYPESIRLSHLRGDFHIHDLNILSVYCVGWDLYDLLIHGFTGVEGKVSSRAPRHFRAALGQVVNFFYTLQGETAGAQAFSNFDTLLAPFIRYDKLTFNEVKQALQEFLFNVNVPTRVGFQTPFTNVTLDLKAPKHYANQPVIIGGQPRSETYGEFQTEMDWFNRAFLEVMADGDASGRVFTFPIPTYNITGDFNWDGEVSNLLWKVTGKYGLPYFSNFINSDMDPEDTRSMCCRLRIDNRQLYQRGGGLFGANPLTGSIGVVTINLPRLGLIAGSKERFLNQLERIMDQAKESLEIKRKTLERFTDADLYPYTKFYLRNIKEHYGAYWQNHFSTIGIVGMNEALRNLLGVNIAALQGLSFAMTVMDFMRDRLLDYQDETGNNYNLEATPAEGTSYRLALLDQAEFEKAVFANGCGRNVDNPFYTNSTHLPVDFTDDFFEALDMQDDLQSKYTGGTVMHLFLGERINETESVKVLVQTICERYKLPYFTLTPTFSICPQHGYLAGEVSVCKRCGSPCEIYSRIVGYLRPVNQWNDGKQAEFVMRRQYRTEVPA
- a CDS encoding anaerobic ribonucleoside-triphosphate reductase activating protein, with protein sequence MIIGGLQRLSLIDYPGKICAVVFTRGCNFRCRYCHNPELVVPEKFSPAIPLRDVYDFLHRRSGLLQAVCISGGEPAVHPDLLSMLSRIKEMGYLVKLDSNGSQPGILKEAIGRKLLDYVAIDIKAPWRDYGKIVGVRFPAERLTKSIALVMSSEVDYEFRTTVVRCFISPDDIHKIARSIRGARRYILQNFGSTKLLDETLHHEPSYSDEELAEIAGELKQYVEYCGVRKTADQFYP
- a CDS encoding ATP-binding protein, with the protein product MITRNITKELVQSVAEYPVVTVVGPRQSGKTTLVQMTFPDKPYSSLENPDVRTAAEADPRGFLGQMENGGILDEIQRLPALLSYLQEIVDKSRQSGRFILTGSHQPHLHEAISQSLAGRTAMLTLWPFSLSELRNYKSKWTPFELIVRGCYPRLHEERLEPRRFYNGYLQTYVERDVRALIQLRDLAQFQKFLTLLAGRVGQIVNLSSLSNDVGVSGTTIKNWISVLKASYVVFELPPFFENIRKRVVKSPKIYFTDVGLAAFLLGIHTEEQASRDPLRGNLYENLVIADVAKGALNKGIRPELYFYRDTYGNEVDLLIREKGQLTPVEIKSAGTFSVDFVKALERFRNLGLKHVNAGAVLYNGEQRFKVRGTLTFNPFSVDDIWETLTSPGENGDS
- a CDS encoding abortive infection family protein, whose translation is MDISELTRRNIFGALRASNVVWSGRLSETDFLLRLYDLDNLPSQDHRFESAADDIWQHCENNPGDWPIDWVYDDSRFDLLNAPDEVFLRFLCEMIHPIVRTDNKEVQNLLGIFNKNLAVDGWEIAARTQLSGMPVFAARHRIVKGNPALGTAIQLVKVPDAGYVTQQITRMEAAVESDPELAIGTAKELVETICKTILCECGEKVSNSANLPQLVKMVRERLELLPQDIPDRAKGVDTIRRLLSNLGTVAQNLAELRGLYGSGHGKQARVKGLQPRHARLAVNAASTLAVFLFETYQERHHRHLH
- a CDS encoding PDZ domain-containing protein, with protein sequence MRNNKLIILLAFFLALPLFSSAALATENPGAWLGIYTQTIDNNLKEAFNLDTDHGVVIKMLIPDSPADKAGLKQGDIILSFDGEKLADADQLIAAMKQHKDGDKVTLDIFRKGKEKQVEIVLGRRLDQDKADQLYQWYGLNNLPKTYSKSYKFSNSSMADTYIGVNLQDLGPQLAEYFGVGDGTGALIAEVIPESPAEKAGLKAGDVIVKIDGNLVGELSDVQQAVWEKEKGDKIKLTVLRDKKEQEFSLEVDESPAGHSLGRLDGLPGFDQDFLFMPRMKGLFRGNTDNDLFDSRDFKEQMEQLREQLDQLREQMKEMQEKMD
- the hprK gene encoding HPr(Ser) kinase/phosphatase, which codes for MSELTVEKLYKDRKDFFDLTLLNSEAGLKRKIPNAEIHRPGLALTGFMDRYPSQRTQILGETEMTFINQLDHNHLIETGERIFGSNIPMVIIAKGITPPIDFLAIGDKYKTAVFSSRLSTSELANRLSAVLDVIFAPSITVHGTLVDVYGVGLLYTGKSGIGKSEIALDLIERGHRLVADDVIKITRKAPDLIVGTGSELLGQHMEIRGIGIIDIEKLFGIRSIRLQKRVEVEVHLTLWSDDLDYERLGIEEQGTTILGVRIPQVNIPISPGKNITVISEVIAMNHMLKTYGENSAAEFSKRLSERIQRQAMSKDYLESDYE